A section of the Candidatus Acidiferrales bacterium genome encodes:
- a CDS encoding DUF3276 family protein, which translates to MANENGLYSTVIKAGKNTYFVDVKEAKNGNKYLAITESQAGNSQRKTIRIFGEAIGKLRDAVAEASATIPEQQ; encoded by the coding sequence ATGGCAAATGAGAATGGCCTCTATTCCACAGTGATCAAGGCGGGAAAGAACACGTACTTCGTGGACGTGAAGGAAGCGAAGAACGGGAACAAGTACCTCGCGATTACCGAAAGCCAAGCCGGTAACTCTCAAAGGAAGACTATAAGAATCTTCGGAGAGGCAATCGGCAAGCTCAGGGATGCAGTTGCGGAAGCATCTGCTACTATTCCTGAGCAGCAATAA
- a CDS encoding ATP-dependent helicase: MAIVLTDEQKAVVTSFGAPLRVLAGPGTGKTLCLVERVRFLITQKKISHEHIFVVTFTKRAAGELRNRLLKSGIKKEKLPYVSTLHGLAMRILKKHQSKAGLPANFQPITNVFARILLKDTVQALSAAGIQLSQDEVREFNHAHHQNKARAGIPSHISSNLKKKKALTSFSKIFHEQLRFYDALEWSDVIESAIALIECDKGVREEVHDQIRYLLVDEYQDLSPLEQDLIEQLIDEKSGLCVVGDDDQSIYESFRFAAPRGIINFEKNHRGTVSKFITLCRRCPPEIIKAALRLIQNNRERQDKNLKAFDKDRKGIIVPLSHRSKKGEIAWLVSKMKELLEKKKFQPRDIMILFTDGDIAKDYIIELEKEKIPLDIQLKVSHIFESEEFVGFFSMLKLLSNLNDNLNARQAMDFWRGIGPETVRHLRSLVTTSKGSLWTAVNKVADHQDAFKEIRQRKVVLAFREFILELQKIDKPVQIIKRIKKQFPAAVDDHGVEKLIEHVKGFSRAEEILNLKEIIEDFEQKIDSGELESNEETNKTRIMTMHSAKGCESPIVIMPALEDDIIPGNAQNVEEKRRLFYVSVTRTKYALFLSWASQRSGQEIHKVEGRKLIGKIKSRFLVEMGNK; the protein is encoded by the coding sequence ATGGCCATCGTATTAACTGACGAACAGAAAGCGGTTGTCACTTCTTTTGGTGCCCCACTTCGAGTATTAGCAGGTCCAGGAACCGGTAAGACACTTTGCCTGGTGGAACGGGTAAGATTTCTTATCACTCAAAAGAAAATCTCACACGAACACATTTTCGTCGTTACTTTTACTAAAAGAGCGGCCGGTGAACTTCGCAATCGGCTTCTGAAAAGCGGCATCAAGAAGGAAAAATTACCCTATGTTAGTACGCTTCATGGACTCGCAATGCGAATCCTTAAGAAGCATCAAAGCAAAGCTGGTCTACCTGCTAACTTCCAACCTATCACTAATGTATTCGCTAGGATTCTACTTAAGGATACTGTCCAAGCACTTTCTGCAGCGGGAATTCAATTATCACAAGATGAGGTGAGAGAGTTTAACCACGCACATCATCAGAACAAGGCTCGAGCAGGTATCCCATCTCATATATCTTCGAATTTAAAAAAGAAAAAGGCCCTAACATCATTCTCCAAGATCTTTCATGAACAATTGAGATTCTATGACGCACTGGAGTGGAGCGATGTCATAGAATCCGCGATCGCATTAATCGAATGTGATAAAGGAGTCCGTGAAGAGGTTCATGACCAAATCAGATATTTGCTCGTAGATGAATATCAAGACCTCAGTCCACTCGAGCAAGATCTTATTGAACAGCTTATAGATGAAAAGTCGGGACTTTGCGTTGTTGGAGATGATGATCAAAGCATCTACGAATCATTCCGCTTCGCTGCCCCTCGAGGAATAATTAATTTTGAAAAAAATCATCGAGGAACAGTCTCAAAATTCATCACTCTTTGCCGCCGTTGCCCTCCAGAAATCATAAAAGCCGCACTAAGACTCATTCAGAATAATAGAGAACGGCAAGATAAGAACCTAAAAGCCTTTGACAAAGATAGAAAAGGCATCATAGTTCCCCTTTCTCACCGCAGTAAGAAGGGAGAGATCGCATGGCTCGTTTCTAAAATGAAAGAATTACTCGAAAAGAAGAAGTTTCAGCCGAGAGATATTATGATATTGTTCACCGACGGAGACATCGCAAAAGATTACATCATAGAACTTGAAAAAGAAAAAATTCCTTTAGACATACAGCTCAAGGTATCACATATTTTTGAATCCGAGGAATTTGTCGGGTTCTTTTCAATGCTAAAACTACTATCGAATCTCAACGATAACCTAAATGCTCGACAAGCCATGGATTTCTGGAGGGGCATAGGTCCCGAGACCGTTAGGCACTTAAGAAGTCTAGTCACAACCTCAAAGGGCAGTTTATGGACAGCCGTTAATAAAGTGGCTGATCATCAAGATGCGTTCAAAGAAATCAGACAAAGGAAAGTAGTATTGGCGTTTCGCGAATTCATTCTTGAGCTACAAAAGATTGATAAACCTGTTCAGATCATCAAACGCATAAAAAAACAATTTCCAGCTGCCGTAGATGACCATGGAGTTGAAAAACTAATTGAACACGTCAAGGGATTTTCCCGTGCGGAAGAGATATTGAACTTGAAAGAGATTATTGAAGACTTTGAGCAGAAGATTGATTCGGGAGAATTGGAATCCAATGAAGAAACAAATAAGACTAGGATTATGACAATGCACTCAGCGAAGGGATGTGAAAGCCCCATCGTCATTATGCCTGCTCTGGAGGATGATATAATTCCGGGAAATGCACAGAACGTAGAAGAGAAACGCCGGTTGTTTTATGTATCTGTGACAAGAACGAAGTATGCGTTATTTCTGAGTTGGGCAAGCCAGAGATCTGGACAAGAAATTCACAAGGTTGAAGGGAGAAAATTAATAGGCAAAATCAAGAGTCGCTTCTTGGTGGAAATGGGCAACAAGTAG
- a CDS encoding recombinase family protein, with translation MEEIKREIKLIAVYARVSTARQEEEKTIETQLCAVREFAKSNGFTIVKEYIDEGWSGDILVRPQLDQLRQDARDKLWEAVLAYDPDRLARRYSYQELVMDELRDTGIEVLFVTTPTPKNGEEKILQGVKGLFAEYERAKITERFRLGKLRVAKEGHVLGSDAPYGYRYIPRHEKVHGYYEINEDEAKIVRNIFSWVADDGLTIRKVIKRLKDEDIKPRRSHRGIWKSSTLSILLRNEAYIGESHYLKSFAAVPEHPLKQDKYRKTRKSARRRRPRNEWIKITVPSIINKNLFQRTQERLRKNFDLAKRNRKNEYLLAGKLWCSCGYKLAGEGLRQGTYLYYRCTQRARSFPLATTCFENGINAREADDIVWKKLAELMSSPELLLEHLNRWIQGWGNNSKKLKTDMESVKSEIIKIKDEEERYTKAYGAGILSLDKLSEHVGPLKKKMSILNDRLVKAEVEVNKLESFKLPSENEIRSFAQAVTSKLHNLNFAVKEAIVKRIVGKITVSQNVLHVLGRLPVLNTANITLCSDDKDGSNTTRHENFPMVPTIPFEFRIPIPKLKRGKMVASDNSARDELRIAA, from the coding sequence ATGGAGGAAATCAAAAGGGAAATAAAACTAATTGCAGTGTATGCAAGGGTATCTACTGCTCGTCAGGAGGAGGAGAAAACAATTGAGACACAACTCTGTGCAGTCAGAGAATTTGCGAAGAGTAACGGCTTCACTATCGTAAAAGAATACATTGATGAAGGCTGGAGTGGCGATATTCTTGTACGTCCTCAATTGGATCAACTCCGGCAAGATGCAAGAGACAAACTATGGGAAGCGGTCTTGGCATATGATCCGGATCGTTTGGCGCGTCGTTATTCGTACCAAGAGCTGGTTATGGATGAACTGCGGGATACCGGTATCGAAGTTCTTTTCGTAACAACGCCAACTCCCAAAAACGGTGAAGAAAAAATCCTACAGGGGGTAAAGGGGCTGTTTGCCGAATACGAAAGAGCCAAGATTACTGAAAGATTTCGTCTTGGCAAACTAAGAGTTGCTAAGGAAGGACATGTTCTCGGAAGCGATGCACCCTACGGTTATAGATACATACCCCGCCACGAGAAAGTACATGGTTATTACGAAATCAATGAAGATGAGGCGAAGATTGTGAGAAATATTTTTTCATGGGTCGCCGATGATGGGTTAACCATCAGAAAAGTAATCAAACGCCTCAAGGATGAGGACATTAAACCGAGAAGAAGCCATCGCGGGATTTGGAAGTCGAGCACACTAAGTATTCTTTTGAGGAACGAAGCTTATATAGGCGAGTCTCACTATTTGAAATCATTTGCCGCAGTACCAGAACACCCTTTGAAGCAGGACAAATATCGAAAAACAAGGAAAAGCGCGAGACGCAGGAGACCCAGAAATGAATGGATAAAGATCACCGTTCCATCAATCATTAATAAAAACCTGTTCCAGCGGACTCAGGAGCGATTGAGGAAGAATTTCGATCTTGCAAAAAGAAACAGGAAGAATGAATATCTTCTTGCTGGAAAACTTTGGTGTTCCTGTGGTTATAAGCTTGCTGGAGAAGGATTGCGACAAGGGACCTACTTGTACTATCGTTGCACCCAAAGAGCGCGTTCTTTTCCCCTTGCGACTACTTGCTTCGAAAACGGAATTAACGCTCGGGAAGCTGACGATATTGTCTGGAAAAAATTGGCTGAATTGATGAGTTCTCCAGAACTTCTTTTGGAACATCTCAATCGTTGGATCCAAGGGTGGGGGAACAATTCAAAGAAGCTCAAGACAGATATGGAGAGCGTAAAAAGCGAGATTATTAAAATAAAGGACGAAGAGGAACGGTATACCAAAGCCTACGGTGCGGGGATTTTGTCACTTGATAAATTATCTGAACATGTGGGCCCATTGAAGAAAAAAATGTCCATATTGAACGACCGCCTTGTAAAAGCTGAAGTAGAAGTGAACAAATTAGAATCCTTCAAATTGCCCTCGGAGAATGAGATTAGGTCGTTTGCACAAGCGGTTACATCTAAGCTTCATAATCTAAATTTTGCTGTAAAGGAAGCTATAGTAAAGCGCATAGTAGGAAAAATAACCGTATCGCAAAATGTGCTACATGTTCTTGGGCGTTTACCCGTATTGAACACCGCTAATATCACGTTATGCTCAGACGATAAGGACGGATCGAACACAACACGACATGAAAATTTTCCGATGGTTCCTACCATACCGTTTGAGTTTAGGATTCCGATCCCAAAACTGAAGAGAGGTAAAATGGTCGCAAGCGACAATTCTGCCAGAGATGAGTTGAGGATAGCTGCATGA
- a CDS encoding glycerophosphodiester phosphodiesterase family protein — protein sequence MHRKSLFSSEGLDSWLIQKPIAHRGLHSGIDAPENSIVAFQRAVEENYPIELDVQLSLDNQLFVFHDEQLKRMTGLQGIIQEHDSSTLRTATLLGTTYHIPTFDEVLKLINGKVPLLVEIKNAANNRTLDELTLKCLSEYSGQFAIQSFNPFSVTWFRKNAPAIIRGMLVSDFKTAPLSYFEKAALRNLLFFKMCQPAFLSLDVSILNRLPAILARRIGIPIIAWTVRSRADEEKAKSGADNFIFEDMTP from the coding sequence ATGCATCGGAAATCTCTTTTCTCATCAGAAGGTCTAGACTCTTGGCTTATCCAAAAGCCGATAGCCCATCGCGGTCTTCACTCAGGGATAGATGCCCCAGAGAATTCAATTGTTGCCTTTCAACGTGCGGTGGAAGAGAACTACCCGATAGAACTTGATGTCCAATTGTCGCTCGACAACCAACTTTTCGTTTTTCATGATGAACAGTTGAAAAGGATGACGGGACTACAAGGCATTATACAGGAGCACGATAGCTCCACGCTTAGAACTGCGACTCTCCTTGGAACCACGTACCACATTCCAACTTTCGATGAGGTTCTCAAACTGATTAATGGCAAGGTGCCTCTGCTGGTCGAAATAAAGAACGCGGCAAATAACCGAACCCTAGACGAACTCACACTAAAATGTCTTTCTGAATATTCGGGACAGTTTGCGATCCAATCCTTCAATCCGTTTTCTGTCACATGGTTTAGGAAAAATGCGCCCGCGATTATAAGAGGTATGCTCGTGAGTGATTTTAAGACAGCACCACTCAGTTATTTTGAAAAGGCTGCTTTGAGAAATCTGCTGTTCTTCAAGATGTGTCAGCCAGCGTTTTTATCTTTGGACGTTTCGATTCTGAACCGTCTCCCAGCCATTCTGGCACGGCGAATCGGCATTCCGATCATTGCATGGACGGTAAGGTCACGAGCAGATGAAGAAAAGGCAAAAAGCGGCGCTGACAATTTCATTTTTGAGGATATGACGCCGTGA
- a CDS encoding PD-(D/E)XK nuclease family protein: MDHLSSSQINLFLLCGLKYRYQYVEKRFKPFRPSALAFGGALHSTISWIHKQEMEGKKASPDMVLRIFDADWYSQKTDMEIRYKDNERELGLIILAKQMLQLFLEEPRKKVKGTEVPFTVPLVNPRTKENLGITLEGFFDIIEADDTIVEYKTSATTISQSDVDKHLQLTAYGYAFQQLFHKPAKGFRIVNFVKNKKPKIVSTETERSSANYEAFFFLVKEVLKAIKVGTFHPRPGYWCKDCEYGDVCPLTRGTRVKAEKAKEVEAYGE; encoded by the coding sequence ATGGATCACCTTTCTAGCAGTCAAATCAACCTATTTCTTCTCTGCGGTCTCAAGTATAGATACCAATATGTCGAGAAGCGCTTCAAGCCATTCAGGCCGTCTGCATTGGCATTCGGAGGTGCCCTCCACTCCACTATTTCTTGGATACACAAACAGGAAATGGAAGGGAAAAAGGCATCACCGGACATGGTCTTGAGGATCTTCGATGCTGACTGGTACAGCCAAAAGACCGACATGGAGATACGGTACAAGGACAATGAGCGGGAGCTAGGACTCATCATCTTAGCAAAACAGATGCTCCAGCTTTTCCTCGAAGAACCCCGGAAGAAGGTCAAGGGAACCGAAGTCCCTTTCACCGTGCCTCTCGTGAATCCAAGGACAAAGGAAAACCTTGGGATCACCCTAGAAGGGTTCTTCGACATCATCGAGGCTGACGACACGATAGTCGAGTACAAGACTTCGGCTACGACCATCAGCCAGAGCGATGTCGATAAACACCTCCAGCTTACCGCCTACGGCTATGCCTTCCAGCAGCTCTTCCATAAACCTGCCAAGGGTTTTAGGATCGTAAACTTCGTAAAGAACAAAAAGCCGAAGATCGTTTCGACCGAAACTGAGCGGAGCAGCGCCAACTACGAAGCTTTCTTCTTCCTCGTGAAGGAAGTGCTGAAAGCGATCAAAGTCGGCACGTTCCATCCGAGGCCGGGATACTGGTGCAAGGACTGCGAATACGGGGATGTCTGTCCGTTAACGCGAGGAACCAGGGTCAAGGCCGAAAAAGCGAAAGAGGTTGAGGCCTATGGAGAATAA
- a CDS encoding site-specific DNA-methyltransferase encodes MFLPYIENKMSQRDNHHEVESSKIGNAANLASTLPFDENLMHYTGRKPAKSLNRGHRSKNSFEVVYETTRGRMYRGDAATVLSSAKLKSHIGKVQMIFTSPPFPLNRKKKYGNLQGEAYIRWLAGFAQVFRKLLKKDGSIVLELGNAWEPGKPVMSPLALRALLAFLDAGRFNLCQQFVVYNPARLPSPAQWVNIDRIRVKDAFTFVWWMSPSERPKADNRKILVQYSDSMRRLLKTKKYNHGKRPSEHHIGEKSFLRDNNGAIPSNVITLSNTASSDDYLKFCRKKQIEPHPARMPIGLPEFFIKFLTAPRNIVLDPFAGSNTTGAASERLRRRWISIEANSDYIKGSRGRFAKSSKKKK; translated from the coding sequence GTGTTTCTTCCGTACATTGAAAATAAGATGAGTCAGCGGGATAATCATCATGAGGTGGAATCCTCAAAGATTGGGAATGCGGCAAACCTGGCGTCGACGCTACCCTTTGATGAAAATCTGATGCATTACACAGGGAGAAAACCAGCAAAGTCTCTTAACCGAGGACATCGTTCCAAGAACTCATTTGAAGTTGTTTATGAGACTACCAGGGGTAGGATGTACCGCGGTGACGCTGCTACAGTTCTCTCGTCAGCTAAACTCAAAAGCCATATCGGGAAAGTGCAGATGATTTTTACCTCTCCACCGTTCCCTCTAAATCGAAAGAAGAAGTATGGTAACTTGCAGGGTGAGGCATACATTCGTTGGCTTGCAGGCTTTGCTCAAGTTTTCCGAAAGCTTTTAAAAAAGGATGGCTCGATAGTATTAGAGCTTGGCAATGCTTGGGAGCCGGGGAAACCAGTAATGTCCCCACTTGCTCTACGTGCGCTACTTGCGTTTCTGGATGCTGGTAGGTTCAACCTGTGCCAACAATTTGTTGTTTACAACCCTGCTCGCTTGCCGAGCCCTGCGCAATGGGTCAATATCGATCGCATTCGGGTAAAGGACGCATTTACGTTTGTGTGGTGGATGTCTCCTTCGGAACGTCCGAAGGCCGACAATAGGAAGATTCTTGTTCAATACAGCGATTCAATGCGGCGACTTTTAAAAACCAAAAAATATAATCACGGGAAGAGACCGTCCGAGCATCACATTGGAGAAAAATCATTCCTGCGCGATAATAACGGAGCGATCCCTTCAAATGTGATCACTCTTTCAAATACTGCTTCAAGTGACGATTACCTCAAGTTTTGTAGAAAGAAACAAATTGAACCACATCCCGCGAGAATGCCAATTGGGTTGCCGGAATTCTTCATTAAGTTTCTAACGGCACCTAGGAATATCGTTTTAGACCCATTTGCTGGTAGCAATACCACCGGCGCAGCTTCTGAAAGACTTAGGCGGCGATGGATTTCCATCGAAGCTAATAGCGACTATATAAAGGGATCACGAGGGCGTTTCGCAAAATCTTCTAAGAAGAAAAAATGA
- a CDS encoding radical SAM protein, giving the protein MGMMERQVRRLSAPLFVWWDITYRCNLRCEYCYSSSGKADPDELTTQECHRVINDLGSNGIFYIFFLGGEPFMRPDFLELLEYCHRVGVETMLTTNGWFVTPKIAKETAKAGVTIARVSIDGATADVHDDIRGVPGSFDRAVQALHYFREAGVPVVGVSPTISRRNLHQVEDIVAMSLREGATEIRLNPVCVTGRASQSGSSLSGEDSEFLRVAYNKVKQLFGTRINIDAPEGIALDKHKSERCDAHTGPADMMGCGAGTVSLAISPLGEVFHCILYRKEVGNVRTSSFREIWETSPQLVEKRKFRGVCLDCVNRPLCSGVCPLIEDIGDDTRLALLEKTNGCAIPLK; this is encoded by the coding sequence ATGGGCATGATGGAGCGACAGGTTAGACGTCTTTCTGCTCCGCTCTTCGTATGGTGGGATATAACATATAGATGCAATCTCAGATGTGAGTATTGTTACTCTTCTTCTGGCAAGGCGGACCCAGACGAACTGACAACGCAAGAGTGCCACCGAGTGATTAATGACCTTGGCTCAAATGGGATCTTTTATATCTTTTTTCTCGGTGGCGAACCTTTCATGCGTCCCGATTTCTTGGAATTACTAGAGTACTGTCACCGTGTCGGCGTAGAGACTATGTTGACTACTAACGGTTGGTTCGTCACTCCGAAAATAGCCAAGGAGACAGCAAAGGCTGGTGTCACAATTGCGAGGGTCAGTATCGACGGTGCGACAGCTGACGTGCATGATGACATAAGAGGTGTCCCGGGGTCGTTTGATCGGGCAGTCCAGGCCCTTCACTATTTTAGGGAGGCTGGAGTTCCTGTTGTAGGAGTGAGCCCGACTATTTCGCGTCGAAATTTGCATCAAGTTGAGGATATTGTAGCAATGAGTCTCCGAGAAGGCGCAACTGAAATCCGATTGAATCCCGTCTGTGTCACTGGACGCGCCTCTCAGTCTGGATCTAGCTTGTCAGGCGAGGATTCGGAGTTCTTGCGTGTAGCATACAATAAAGTAAAGCAGCTCTTTGGCACGAGAATTAATATTGATGCACCAGAGGGAATAGCGCTGGACAAACACAAGAGCGAAAGATGCGATGCTCACACTGGTCCAGCCGACATGATGGGATGCGGAGCAGGAACAGTTAGTCTGGCCATATCTCCGCTAGGGGAGGTGTTCCACTGCATTCTCTATCGGAAGGAAGTTGGCAACGTTCGAACGTCGTCGTTTCGCGAAATTTGGGAGACATCTCCACAACTTGTTGAGAAACGGAAATTTCGTGGAGTATGCCTCGATTGCGTAAACCGACCTCTTTGTTCAGGTGTTTGCCCACTAATTGAAGATATTGGTGATGACACGAGACTTGCGTTACTTGAGAAAACAAACGGCTGTGCAATTCCTTTGAAGTAG
- a CDS encoding DUF932 domain-containing protein produces the protein MPHNINVTNGGPSMMYVGEPPWHSLGTRLDGPATAEEAIQRAGLDFTVNKFPLLASTNGLSLESHFLSVDSHFATVRTDTKEVLGVVGSRYEPIQNRDAFTTFDALVGEGEAIYHTAGALGKGERIWILAKLPDYIRVNGNDIVEKYLLLVNSHDGSSTVRVKLTPIRVVCENTLSLALGGVEQEVHIRHTLNAKEKLKEAHEILGLTNKLYAQLDAIFNRMSETMVNGKTLTDYIETIFPNRPESQDNSWIAKVRYDIVELAESGQGAEMANGTLWGLYNAVTEHVDHYRNTKGDETQRLKSMWFGSGERIKKKAFRIALNLLEQKHAVPIGISR, from the coding sequence ATGCCACATAATATTAACGTCACGAATGGTGGGCCTTCCATGATGTATGTGGGAGAACCGCCCTGGCATAGCTTGGGAACCAGACTTGATGGACCTGCCACAGCAGAAGAGGCGATCCAAAGGGCTGGACTCGATTTCACCGTCAACAAGTTTCCACTATTAGCATCAACGAATGGCCTTTCACTTGAGAGTCATTTCCTTTCTGTAGATAGTCACTTCGCTACGGTGAGAACCGATACAAAGGAAGTCTTGGGAGTGGTCGGTTCCCGCTACGAACCAATCCAGAACAGGGATGCCTTCACGACATTCGATGCTCTGGTTGGTGAAGGCGAAGCGATCTACCACACGGCAGGTGCCCTCGGCAAAGGTGAACGCATCTGGATTCTCGCGAAGCTGCCTGACTACATCCGAGTCAACGGAAATGACATCGTGGAGAAGTACCTCCTTCTCGTGAATTCCCATGACGGGAGCAGCACGGTAAGGGTGAAGCTCACGCCTATCAGAGTCGTTTGTGAGAACACGCTATCGTTGGCGCTGGGTGGTGTGGAACAAGAAGTCCATATTCGGCACACCTTGAACGCGAAAGAAAAACTCAAAGAAGCTCACGAAATCCTTGGCCTCACGAACAAGCTTTACGCACAGCTTGATGCGATATTCAATCGCATGAGTGAGACCATGGTGAACGGGAAGACCCTGACAGATTACATCGAAACGATTTTCCCGAATAGGCCTGAATCCCAGGACAACTCTTGGATTGCGAAGGTTCGTTACGATATCGTGGAGCTTGCAGAATCAGGACAAGGAGCGGAGATGGCAAATGGCACTCTCTGGGGACTCTACAACGCAGTGACGGAACATGTCGATCACTATCGGAATACAAAAGGAGACGAAACTCAGCGATTGAAATCGATGTGGTTCGGTTCAGGTGAGAGGATAAAGAAGAAGGCTTTCAGGATTGCCCTCAACTTGCTGGAACAGAAACATGCCGTGCCAATCGGGATTTCCCGATGA
- a CDS encoding protein kinase has protein sequence MSRNKKLWYFNMMVDPNRFSKLKPLPDKTNILYASDSKLRREVVLKIAPSNDPVLTKEAFALEKLQSKGAVELLDVLDWDGHMCLVLEKLTWPSLAANARGKKKLSATDSLRICSSMANTIAALNKAGYLYRDFYDHHVFYSSSMETKWIDFGNIIGPLGPDGSLENPHHHGFWRTMAPEEFNVGAKLTTAANVYSLGSLFCFVLLGKYPLDPIATTADGLRSYFASGERASRQSPVLFSLKNKRLGKVLDRALKWTPGERYQSVDILIKDMEAV, from the coding sequence TTGTCACGAAATAAAAAGCTATGGTACTTTAACATGATGGTTGACCCTAATAGGTTTAGCAAGCTCAAACCGTTACCAGATAAGACCAACATACTGTATGCAAGTGATTCGAAGCTAAGGCGTGAAGTTGTCCTTAAGATTGCACCGAGCAACGATCCCGTTTTGACAAAAGAAGCCTTCGCGCTTGAGAAATTGCAATCAAAAGGAGCGGTTGAACTTCTTGATGTGTTGGATTGGGATGGTCATATGTGCCTTGTATTAGAGAAGTTGACTTGGCCATCTCTGGCAGCGAACGCAAGGGGGAAAAAGAAGCTTTCAGCCACTGATAGTTTGAGGATTTGCTCTTCAATGGCGAATACTATAGCAGCGCTGAACAAAGCGGGATATCTTTACCGAGATTTCTATGACCACCATGTTTTTTACAGTTCCTCAATGGAGACTAAATGGATCGATTTCGGTAACATAATAGGACCGCTTGGTCCGGACGGTTCGTTGGAAAACCCACATCATCATGGATTTTGGAGAACCATGGCACCCGAAGAGTTTAATGTCGGTGCAAAGCTGACCACAGCGGCGAATGTTTATTCACTCGGTAGCTTGTTTTGCTTTGTTTTGCTTGGGAAATATCCGCTGGACCCGATAGCGACAACGGCCGACGGCTTAAGGTCGTATTTTGCCTCCGGAGAGAGGGCGAGTCGGCAGAGTCCGGTACTTTTCAGTTTGAAAAACAAGCGTCTTGGCAAAGTGCTCGACCGGGCGCTTAAATGGACCCCCGGTGAACGATATCAGTCGGTGGATATTTTGATAAAAGATATGGAGGCAGTGTGA
- a CDS encoding SymE family type I addiction module toxin: protein MRKLRKVQYGHYEDKAAKPHPVIRIAGKYLERFGFNIGDVVEVEIADGRIMVQKLSEPDDNYADADTNPRESGGEKR, encoded by the coding sequence TTGAGAAAACTTCGGAAGGTCCAGTACGGACACTACGAAGACAAAGCCGCCAAGCCTCATCCTGTCATAAGGATAGCCGGTAAGTATCTTGAGCGATTTGGGTTCAATATAGGGGATGTTGTCGAAGTCGAAATCGCTGACGGCAGGATAATGGTTCAGAAGTTGTCCGAGCCGGACGACAATTACGCTGATGCGGATACGAATCCAAGAGAATCAGGTGGCGAGAAGCGATAA